One Dioscorea cayenensis subsp. rotundata cultivar TDr96_F1 chromosome 19, TDr96_F1_v2_PseudoChromosome.rev07_lg8_w22 25.fasta, whole genome shotgun sequence genomic window, AATTCAATTATCAAACATGGATCCATGAATAGACCGCAAAATCATAAAACATTCTAAACTGTAAGTTCAAAATTATGCATACTCATCTTGTTTGGAGTAAGAACAGAGACttcttaagaaaaacaaaacagcaTAGGCCCAGGAAAGCATACACAAAACCATAAGATGTCAGATCATATACTAGACAAGgcgcaaaaaaacaaaatgctgGTTCTAAGGTCCCACCACGATGGAACAAGTATAGAACTCCGTACTTTCTCCTTACATAGTATAGAATTGCCAGAACACGGCTGTATGATTGCAGaagttcaaaaagaaaagacattatccacaaattataaaagaaaatcatattatTTCCACATGTTTCAGTCATAAATAAAAACCAGCctattgaaaaacaaacaagataCAGAATAGAGTTATACAAAACCTTGGCGAGAAACTGCATAGTTGAGAAGTTTCAAACTCCtatcaaaagaataatttaacaTGTGAGTTAcaataattcaaatattatattaactTATATATTCAACAAACACATCTcaggaaaacattaaaaaaataaagattaaaactGCATTGGATCCAATGGGAGAAGAGCAGAGCAAGCAATAccgtaaaaagtaaaaagaacagAAAAGTTAGGTAATCTACAAGGTGGATCCTAtcatcaaaaaccaaaaacaggTTACAGAATTGAACGTGTTCCAGATTAGTAAGAGCATAAAATGTACCCAAAATTTCAAAGAGAAGAATCATACACTTATAAGGGGAATTCTGTCTTCAAACTTTAAAGCAGGATCATCAACATGAGAAGCCCTTGAATGGCTGGACCAATTCGCCCTTCTGAAATCAGATTCAACATACGCTCCACCCCATTTGCTTAAACCCGCCCTTGTCGTTAAGGGCTCAACAGGTGGTAGGCTATTTTCCCTTCTCTGGCTAGCTAATGTTGGGTTCATATCCTCCCAAACATACTCCTCTTCCTCAGTATTCTGCCACCTTCTTGTAGCCACATCACTATTCACACCATTTGACTCCAGTCGCATTATCTTTGGAACCTTCTCCTCAAAAGTACTTTTGCCTCTGTAATTTCCATAAGCATCTATCAGTTCCCTTGTCCGTTGCCTGTTAAAGTTATATACACTGAAATCTTCTGGCCGTTGATAGGCGTAATCAGAAGACCAGCTCTTACCCAGCCAACCATTCTGCTCACTCACTTTGCAAGGTCCAAACCCATGTCTGGAATCAGAAAGAGCAGCACCTGGAACAGCACAAACAGGTGAAATCTCCTTTTTCAGTCTATCACCTGATGGTGAAGTAGACCCTCTCAACCTAATAGTTGGTGCAGGTGTAGGTGCAGGTGCAGGTGCAGGTGAAGGTGCAGGCCTAAATCCCTTGATCTTTGAAGAAGCAATTCCTCCTTCCATCATAACCATTGAAGGTTCATGTCCACCAGCAGTTTGTGGAGAGCCTCTTCCAACTGATCCTTGATGAGGAGGGGTTACATCATTATGTTCAAAATCATACTCACCATAATGAGCAGAAGATTTCTGCCCAGCAGACTGGAGACTTGAAGAAGTACCTCTAACATCTTGATAATCCTAGTGTTATCAAACCGAAAAGatttataatttcaataattttaaatgggAAATAACAAGCATGAGTAATCTCAATGCACTTCAGAAGTGTAAGACGTATATCACTTCAGATTAGCACCCCAAACTGagaatataaaatcaaattatgcAACAGTTAACTAGGTCTAGTCAGCAAGCAAAGGAATTGTTATTTGTGTTTCAAATGAAcctctttaaaataaatattaaataagaaaCTAGAGAAATTTTAAACCAATATGTGGTCTGCATAATGTTATTCTGCGTAACAAAACCCAAGGTGGCCAGGTGACGAGTCACCTCGTCTTGTCAGTAAGAAAAAGATTAAGTCCATGCTTATtctgaatagtaaaaaaaaaagctttatagcctttattattctttctttataaacaatctcaatttttttttaaatcattaaccATCAAAGAGTTTAGAAATTTGTAAGCACAATTCTAAAAGCTTGTACCAGTCATAAGTAATGGTCCACACATAAGTCAAAACAAGTGTCTCATAGATTAAATAGATTACTTTTATAGCTGAACAAATGACACAGAAGTTTAACATGGTGGAAATTGATCACAAGTTTTTCAATAAAGACTGAAAGCAAGCAATCATTATAATTGTGCCAGCAGTAAATACTGGTTTAGTTTAAGCAGAAATGTGATGTCAGACAagaaaattgtaaattaaacCTCACCGCAGAAGAATGCTCAAGATGGCGTCGGGCCTCCAAATACTTTGGATTGATATGAATGCCATGAGATGGGCGAGAGGAAGGGGATTCAGAATGTCTGGTATTCGTCGAGCTGGTTGACTGCTGGCTATCAGGAGTAGAAAATTGCAGCTCCTCCTCAATTGTACGAAGCACATAATAAGGGAAGACCTGTGACCAAGTCCCAAAGAGGTGACGCATAGCAGGATGCAGACTGAAATGAACTTGATTGTATGCCTCGCAAAAAACCTGAAGGCATGCATGACAGTGAGACTTCAGCAGTAAGGCAAGGACACAGCATTTGCATACATGCTGATAAGCAAAAACATATTCCTCAAGAAATAAAGACTAGATAATTAACAGCTCAGAAAAGGAATTAAATGACAAGTGCAAaactaaaagaatataaataatgGTTGCACACTAGTGTGAAGGATAAGGACAATTTCTCAGTATAGTATGAGAAGGATGGTGCTTTTTATAACTAAAAGTTTTTCTCCAAAACTTAGGAAGTTAGCTTAAACCTCACATGCATGGTCCATGGAGGACAACATGACAAATAATctaaaattgttataaaaagaTGGGCAGTGGGTAAGATTAATGCTTTGAGGAAGCACTCACCTCAGCAAGCCGCTCCGCAAAATATCTCACATACTCGCGACCAATGTTCTTGACTATGCTATCTAGTAAGTACAATGAAGGAAGTTTTTGATCAATCGGTGCCTGTAACAACAACGTTTCCTCCAAATCACATGTGaatacataataattaaaaggaCGGTAAATTAacacaaagaaacaagaaatcaaTATGCAAATGCAAATAGCACATACTAATAATAGAAGtggagtaatttttttttattcctcttCATTACCACCAGTGGgtattttatcattataatgCCAAGGGTTGTGCACAACCATACagcattttcaaaattttggaaTATCAATTTTTCATGGCCAAGGGATCACCATGCATAAAAATTGACAGAAAGTAATAATATCATCACTTGATAAAGAGAGTTCACCAGTACCAAACCCCTCAGGGTAAATCAAAAGTGAATTCCAAAAAGTCAGAAAATTTAATTCCAATGAAATTAGAGCTTCTCTATCAGTcttaaactttatttatttatttatactagGTCTCTACAAAGAAACCAAACCCTTAGTCAtggaattcaaaaataaattaaatactacAACTATAAATGCAGCTCCAAATGCTAGATTTACGATTATATTCACTAAAATAACCGACTGAGAAATGATATTATGTTGAATTAGATTAAAGACCATAAACTATGGTAAATTGAATAAGACATCTCCAACCCTTTCCCTTTCTACTGTGCCTCAATAGATTAGCCAAAGTAAAAACTTGTATTTCCCTTTCATATCATTCAAAATACAAACCACCACCAACTACCTCATCAAAATCTCTGTTCAACAAAGCCACCGCTTCCACAATGTTATTTTGTTTCTATGATTTAGTTCGCTGCAATTGAGATTTTAGCCAAATGAACACAAAATGGTACTATAGATCCACTCTAAAATGTAATGCTAATCAAGAAATACAAGACAGAAATATAGATTCATAAccaaaatcaagtaaaaaaaccctaatttgatcCAAGTACCACAATAAGAAACCCTAAAAAAGCATAACCAATGCACAGTCCAAGCAAATCAGTACCAAAGAACAGCCGCACCTCAAGAATCCGGGAGCAGATAGCATCAGCAATCCCCTCAGCAAATTCACGCTGTTCCCCGGCAAGGATGGTGAGTTCCGTGATAACCGGCTTCGAGTTGAAAACAAGCTCTGAAAGCACCTCCTCGTAAAGCCTCACGACCTCCTGCGCCGAGGGCAGCGGGGGCTCATCCTCACCGAGGGCTCTCAGCTCCTCCTCCCGCTCTCTAAGCAAGGCGCGGAAACGGTCCAGTATGGGTGGCGACGGCCGTTCCACCGGTGCAGCGCGCGGTGGCCGATCGTGGGCAAGCCCTAGGGCTCTGGGGTTGTCCCGCGACCCGGAGAACCTCTCGCTCTCCATTGATCTCTATGGAGATCGATGAGCTCtatctagggttagggttagggttagggttagggttacgAGTTTCGGATTCGAAGGAAGCCATGAGAAGAGAGAAAAGGGCATGGAGTTTGCGGTGGTCGGCGAGGCGCCTTTTCTGTGAAACGGAGCTTGCCCTTTCCGGCTTGATATGCTCACGCCGAGATTTCCAGAGTGTAACCTTTGTAGATTAGTAGCACGTGGGCCCCTAATCATGTGATGGTGAGTGAAGCGGTGAGAGACATATGGGAGTGGTTTATGAATAAACGGTAGTGGATTTAGAAATGCCTCAAGATTTGGATTTGGGTGATCATTGTGGGAATCTTGATGAGATTTGGGAAGTCCAGTGCCGCTGAATGTGGTTTGACTTGGAaagttggtttttgttttggacGGGAAAATTTatactgaattttttttatatttttttttgtataaattatatttttacattattttttttatttcgtaAAATTTAGCACCGTATTTGGATTTAAGTAACACAGTATTTAGATCAAGGGCTCaaaaggaaaagtaaagaaaataaaagattaagaAGGCTTAAGTTGAACCCTACATAGAtaaatgcttttaatttttttaattaaaaatgatcaTTTAGCGAAAA contains:
- the LOC120249526 gene encoding polyadenylation and cleavage factor homolog 4 isoform X1 — encoded protein: MESERFSGSRDNPRALGLAHDRPPRAAPVERPSPPILDRFRALLREREEELRALGEDEPPLPSAQEVVRLYEEVLSELVFNSKPVITELTILAGEQREFAEGIADAICSRILEAPIDQKLPSLYLLDSIVKNIGREYVRYFAERLAEVFCEAYNQVHFSLHPAMRHLFGTWSQVFPYYVLRTIEEELQFSTPDSQQSTSSTNTRHSESPSSRPSHGIHINPKYLEARRHLEHSSADYQDVRGTSSSLQSAGQKSSAHYGEYDFEHNDVTPPHQGSVGRGSPQTAGGHEPSMVMMEGGIASSKIKGFRPAPSPAPAPAPTPAPTIRLRGSTSPSGDRLKKEISPVCAVPGAALSDSRHGFGPCKVSEQNGWLGKSWSSDYAYQRPEDFSVYNFNRQRTRELIDAYGNYRGKSTFEEKVPKIMRLESNGVNSDVATRRWQNTEEEEYVWEDMNPTLASQRRENSLPPVEPLTTRAGLSKWGGAYVESDFRRANWSSHSRASHVDDPALKFEDRIPLISGSSQHAQDSWKLPCDIPKLPVPLSVSGRESLIGHRVPEAEVPFQRLSNLNSDSSRVNASTLEKHLTERPYSPPNPSTMLASSHKSQPLPLHPLPLHQKQFKSQFDLIETHKPIVGQGPKSSLVLPLQQYDATDRKATDTEALHHLPYQHSGSVQSNHREAMPIQLHESRGNLISSAPVQLSSHLVAPPLNISHTQEMGVPLGSVLQNSLSGLPSSHVTYKTHDNSLQALGVNLPPLPPGPPPPSVQIGPASINSNISSSPANPFSGLLSSLMEKGLISLQPQSSSQDPVGVEFNADLLKVRHESAINALYTELPRQCMTCGMRFRCQEEHGAHMDWHVTKNRISKNRKQKPSRKWFVSAKEWLSGAEALGTDFVPGFLPTETVTEKGEDKELAVPADENQNVCALCAEPFEDFYSDETEEWMYKGAIYLNAPDGNVEGFDRSQLGPIVHAKCRSESAKGFAEA
- the LOC120249526 gene encoding polyadenylation and cleavage factor homolog 4 isoform X2, which codes for MESERFSGSRDNPRALGLAHDRPPRAAPVERPSPPILDRFRALLREREEELRALGEDEPPLPSAQEVVRLYEEVLSELVFNSKPVITELTILAGEQREFAEGIADAICSRILEVFCEAYNQVHFSLHPAMRHLFGTWSQVFPYYVLRTIEEELQFSTPDSQQSTSSTNTRHSESPSSRPSHGIHINPKYLEARRHLEHSSADYQDVRGTSSSLQSAGQKSSAHYGEYDFEHNDVTPPHQGSVGRGSPQTAGGHEPSMVMMEGGIASSKIKGFRPAPSPAPAPAPTPAPTIRLRGSTSPSGDRLKKEISPVCAVPGAALSDSRHGFGPCKVSEQNGWLGKSWSSDYAYQRPEDFSVYNFNRQRTRELIDAYGNYRGKSTFEEKVPKIMRLESNGVNSDVATRRWQNTEEEEYVWEDMNPTLASQRRENSLPPVEPLTTRAGLSKWGGAYVESDFRRANWSSHSRASHVDDPALKFEDRIPLISGSSQHAQDSWKLPCDIPKLPVPLSVSGRESLIGHRVPEAEVPFQRLSNLNSDSSRVNASTLEKHLTERPYSPPNPSTMLASSHKSQPLPLHPLPLHQKQFKSQFDLIETHKPIVGQGPKSSLVLPLQQYDATDRKATDTEALHHLPYQHSGSVQSNHREAMPIQLHESRGNLISSAPVQLSSHLVAPPLNISHTQEMGVPLGSVLQNSLSGLPSSHVTYKTHDNSLQALGVNLPPLPPGPPPPSVQIGPASINSNISSSPANPFSGLLSSLMEKGLISLQPQSSSQDPVGVEFNADLLKVRHESAINALYTELPRQCMTCGMRFRCQEEHGAHMDWHVTKNRISKNRKQKPSRKWFVSAKEWLSGAEALGTDFVPGFLPTETVTEKGEDKELAVPADENQNVCALCAEPFEDFYSDETEEWMYKGAIYLNAPDGNVEGFDRSQLGPIVHAKCRSESAKGFAEA